A part of Kitasatospora acidiphila genomic DNA contains:
- the qcrB gene encoding cytochrome bc1 complex cytochrome b subunit — translation MSSSASAKTAAPASTRAKPANKAEAAADYLDGRLGIYSLAKSNLRKIFPDHWSFMLGEICLYTFIIIILTGVYLTLFFKPSMGEVVYNGSYAPLNGIRMSEAYASTLNISFEVRGGLLIRQIHHWAAIVFVAAMFVHMMRVFFTGAFRKPREINWIFGFLLLFLGFFDGFLGYSLPDDLLSGTGIRFMEGAILAVPLVGTYISFFLFGGEFPGTDIVPRFFTIHVLLIPGVMLGLLVAHLILVFYHKHTQWAGPGRTEKNVVGMPLMPVYMAKAGGFFFLVFGIIAAMSAIASVNPVWAYGPYRPDQVSTDAQPDWYMGFAEGLIRVMPGWEIRAWGHTLNLGVFIPLMLFPLVLVLIAVYPFIESWITGDKREHHILDRPRNAPVRTALGAAWISLYLVLLSGGGNDLIATHFHLSLNDITYFVRAGSFIVPVITYFVTKRWCLGLQRRDKEKVLHGRETGVIKRLPHGEFIEVHAQLPQDKLHTLTSHEQYEPVELPAEVDENGVARKVGLLTKTRAKLSEGYFGEHGQITKPTAEEHHEITSGHGHH, via the coding sequence ATGAGTTCCTCGGCCAGCGCCAAGACGGCCGCACCGGCCAGCACCCGCGCCAAGCCCGCCAACAAGGCCGAGGCCGCCGCGGACTACCTGGACGGCCGGCTGGGGATCTACTCCCTCGCCAAGTCCAACCTGCGCAAGATCTTCCCGGACCACTGGTCCTTCATGCTCGGTGAGATCTGCCTCTACACCTTCATCATCATCATCCTGACGGGTGTCTACCTGACGCTCTTCTTCAAGCCGAGCATGGGTGAGGTCGTCTACAACGGCTCGTACGCCCCGCTCAACGGCATCAGGATGTCGGAGGCCTACGCCTCGACGCTGAACATCAGCTTCGAGGTCCGCGGTGGTCTGCTGATCCGCCAGATCCACCACTGGGCCGCCATCGTGTTCGTCGCGGCGATGTTCGTGCACATGATGCGCGTCTTCTTCACCGGCGCGTTCCGCAAGCCCCGTGAGATCAACTGGATCTTCGGCTTCCTGCTGCTCTTCCTGGGCTTCTTCGACGGCTTCCTCGGGTACTCGCTCCCCGACGACCTGCTCTCCGGTACCGGTATCCGGTTCATGGAGGGCGCCATCCTGGCCGTCCCGCTGGTGGGCACCTACATCTCGTTCTTCCTGTTCGGCGGGGAGTTCCCCGGCACCGACATCGTGCCGCGGTTCTTCACCATCCACGTGCTGCTGATCCCGGGCGTCATGCTCGGCCTGCTGGTGGCGCACCTGATCCTGGTCTTCTACCACAAGCACACCCAGTGGGCGGGCCCGGGCCGGACCGAGAAGAACGTCGTCGGCATGCCGCTGATGCCGGTCTACATGGCCAAGGCCGGTGGCTTCTTCTTCCTGGTCTTCGGCATCATCGCGGCGATGTCCGCGATCGCCTCGGTCAACCCGGTCTGGGCCTACGGCCCGTACCGTCCGGACCAGGTCTCCACCGACGCCCAGCCCGACTGGTACATGGGCTTCGCCGAGGGTCTGATCCGTGTCATGCCGGGTTGGGAGATCCGGGCTTGGGGCCACACCCTGAACCTGGGTGTCTTCATCCCGCTGATGCTCTTCCCGCTGGTCCTGGTGCTGATCGCGGTCTACCCGTTCATCGAGTCCTGGATCACCGGCGACAAGCGCGAGCACCACATCCTGGACCGCCCGCGCAACGCCCCGGTCCGCACCGCTCTCGGTGCCGCCTGGATCAGCCTCTACCTGGTGCTGCTCTCCGGCGGTGGCAACGACCTGATCGCGACGCACTTCCACCTGTCGCTGAACGACATCACGTACTTCGTGCGTGCCGGCTCGTTCATCGTCCCGGTCATCACCTACTTCGTCACCAAGCGCTGGTGCCTCGGCCTGCAGCGCCGTGACAAGGAGAAGGTGCTGCACGGTCGCGAGACCGGTGTCATCAAGCGACTGCCGCACGGTGAGTTCATCGAGGTGCACGCCCAGCTCCCGCAGGACAAGCTGCACACGCTCACCTCGCACGAGCAGTACGAGCCGGTCGAGCTGCCCGCCGAGGTCGACGAGAACGGTGTCGCCCGCAAGGTCGGCCTGCTCACCAAGACCCGGGCCAAGCTGTCCGAGGGCTACTTCGGCGAGCACGGCCAGATCACCAAGCCGACCGCCGAGGAGCACCACGAGATCACCAGCGGCCACGGCCACCACTGA
- the qcrA gene encoding cytochrome bc1 complex Rieske iron-sulfur subunit, with amino-acid sequence MSQDMSDDKLPQAHGAGEGHGEVAAADNPFADPGLPPHEPRRTDIDERAAKRAERQVSLLFIVSMLATVGFIASYVAIDPAKIVYIFPLGHISALNFALGMTLGVALFCIGAGAVHWARTLMSDVELPAERHPIEADDEVRADVIQQFKTGAGESGFGRRKMIRNTLIGSMALVPLSGVVLLRDLGPLPGTSLDTTAWKEATPTTPIRLINVNTNLPMKAEDIAVGSLTFAKPGPSALRPDGLQESDEDFQQVIAKSALMLIRIQPSDIKDAKSAALGFEGVLAYSKICTHVGCPISLYEQQTHHALCPCHQSTFDLSDGARVIFGPAGHPLPQLKITTDASGYLIATQDFDLPVGPSFWERNA; translated from the coding sequence ATGAGCCAGGACATGTCAGACGACAAGCTGCCGCAGGCGCACGGCGCCGGCGAAGGGCACGGCGAGGTAGCCGCTGCCGACAACCCGTTCGCGGACCCGGGCCTGCCGCCCCACGAGCCGCGGCGGACAGACATCGACGAGCGGGCCGCCAAGCGGGCCGAACGCCAGGTGTCGCTGCTGTTCATCGTCTCGATGCTGGCCACCGTCGGCTTCATCGCCTCGTACGTGGCCATCGACCCGGCGAAGATCGTCTACATCTTCCCGCTGGGTCACATCAGCGCCCTGAACTTCGCGCTCGGCATGACCCTGGGCGTGGCGCTCTTCTGCATCGGCGCCGGCGCCGTGCACTGGGCCCGCACCCTGATGTCGGACGTCGAGCTGCCGGCCGAGCGTCACCCGATCGAGGCCGACGACGAGGTCCGCGCGGACGTCATCCAGCAGTTCAAGACCGGTGCCGGCGAGTCCGGCTTCGGCCGCCGCAAGATGATCCGCAACACGCTGATCGGCTCGATGGCGCTGGTCCCGCTCTCCGGTGTGGTGCTGCTGCGCGACCTCGGCCCGCTGCCGGGGACGAGCCTGGACACCACGGCTTGGAAGGAGGCCACTCCGACCACCCCGATCCGCCTGATCAACGTCAACACCAACCTGCCGATGAAGGCCGAGGACATCGCGGTCGGCTCGCTGACCTTCGCCAAGCCCGGCCCCTCGGCGCTGCGTCCGGACGGTCTGCAGGAGTCCGACGAGGACTTCCAGCAGGTCATCGCCAAGTCCGCGCTGATGCTGATCCGCATCCAGCCGAGCGACATCAAGGACGCCAAGTCCGCGGCTCTCGGCTTCGAGGGCGTGCTCGCCTACTCCAAGATCTGCACCCACGTCGGTTGCCCGATCTCGCTGTACGAGCAGCAGACCCACCACGCGCTCTGCCCGTGCCACCAGTCGACCTTCGACCTGTCGGACGGCGCCCGCGTCATCTTCGGCCCGGCCGGCCACCCGCTGCCGCAGCTGAAGATCACCACCGATGCCTCGGGCTACCTGATCGCCACCCAGGACTTCGATCTGCCCGTCGGCCCGAGCTTCTGGGAGCGCAACGCATGA
- the qcrC gene encoding cytochrome bc1 complex diheme cytochrome c subunit gives MKKLSARRRHPLAALVVLLFALVASGGLYAAFAPAEKAQADSSAQSLAIDEGKRLFAVGCSSCHGLNGQGSSMGPSLVGVGSAAVDFQVGTGRMPAQQPGAQVPRKKGIYSQAEIDQLAAFVASLGPGPVTPTQEQYTATETDAISKGGELFRTNCSQCHNFAGAGGALTQGKFAPSLENVDPKHIYEAMQTGPQNMPSFPDTTMPEKQKQEIVAFVRYQANEAPNPGGLSLGSLGPVTEGLFGWIFGLGVLIAVAIWVAAHTTKAKKS, from the coding sequence GTGAAAAAGCTCTCCGCACGACGGCGCCACCCACTGGCGGCGCTGGTCGTCCTACTCTTCGCCCTCGTGGCCTCCGGGGGGCTGTACGCCGCGTTCGCGCCCGCCGAGAAGGCCCAGGCTGACAGCTCCGCGCAGTCGCTTGCGATCGACGAGGGCAAGCGGCTCTTCGCCGTCGGCTGCTCCTCCTGCCACGGCCTGAACGGCCAGGGCTCCAGCATGGGCCCGAGCCTGGTCGGCGTGGGTTCCGCCGCCGTCGACTTCCAGGTCGGCACCGGCCGGATGCCCGCCCAGCAGCCCGGCGCCCAGGTCCCCCGTAAGAAGGGCATCTACAGCCAGGCCGAGATCGACCAGCTGGCCGCCTTCGTCGCCTCGCTGGGTCCCGGCCCGGTGACGCCGACCCAGGAGCAGTACACCGCGACCGAGACGGACGCCATCTCCAAGGGTGGCGAGCTCTTCCGCACCAACTGCTCGCAGTGCCACAACTTCGCCGGTGCGGGTGGTGCGCTGACGCAGGGCAAGTTCGCCCCGTCGCTGGAGAACGTCGACCCCAAGCACATCTACGAGGCCATGCAGACCGGCCCGCAGAACATGCCCTCCTTCCCGGACACCACCATGCCGGAGAAGCAGAAGCAGGAGATCGTGGCCTTCGTCCGCTACCAGGCCAACGAGGCGCCGAACCCCGGTGGTCTCTCGCTGGGTAGCCTCGGCCCGGTCACCGAGGGCCTGTTCGGTTGGATCTTCGGCCTCGGCGTCCTGATCGCCGTCGCGATCTGGGTTGCCGCCCACACCACCAAGGCCAAGAAGTCATGA
- the ctaE gene encoding aa3-type cytochrome oxidase subunit III, which translates to MSVVATATATETGHAHGSVNRPNMTSVGTIVWLSSELMFFAALFAMYFTARSVKGPDFWAEKAHALNVPFSSVNTTILVLSSLTCQLGVFAAERGDVKKLRSWFTVTFVMGAIFIGGQIYEYTSLVKKDHLSLSSDPYGTVFYLTTGFHGLHVTGGLIAFLLVLGRTYAAKRFTHEQATAAIVVSYYWHFVDVVWIGLFATIYLIK; encoded by the coding sequence ATGTCGGTCGTGGCGACAGCAACAGCAACAGAAACCGGGCACGCGCATGGATCGGTCAACCGACCGAACATGACCAGTGTCGGAACCATCGTCTGGCTGAGTTCCGAGCTGATGTTCTTCGCGGCCCTCTTCGCGATGTACTTCACGGCGCGTTCCGTGAAGGGACCAGACTTCTGGGCCGAGAAGGCGCATGCCCTCAACGTCCCCTTCTCCTCCGTGAACACCACGATCCTGGTGCTCTCCTCGCTCACCTGCCAGCTCGGCGTGTTCGCCGCCGAGCGCGGTGACGTCAAGAAGCTCCGCTCGTGGTTCACGGTCACCTTCGTGATGGGCGCGATCTTCATCGGCGGCCAGATCTACGAGTACACCTCGCTGGTGAAGAAGGACCACCTCTCGTTGTCCTCCGACCCGTACGGCACGGTGTTCTACCTGACCACCGGCTTCCACGGGCTCCACGTGACGGGCGGTCTGATCGCCTTCCTGCTGGTGCTGGGGCGGACCTACGCCGCCAAGCGGTTCACGCATGAGCAGGCCACCGCGGCGATCGTCGTGTCGTACTACTGGCACTTCGTCGACGTGGTCTGGATCGGCCTCTTCGCGACCATCTACCTGATCAAGTAA
- the trpD gene encoding anthranilate phosphoribosyltransferase, with translation MVNVKPVSGGNHPTQVSRTWPDVLTVLLGGGDLGRADTAWAMDRIMSGEASPVQVAGFMVALRAKGETVDEISGLVEAMYEHARPLVIPGPAVDIVGTGGDRAKTVNISTMSAIVAAAAGAKVVKHGNRASSSASGSSDVLERLGVRLDLTPRRVAEVAEEIGLTFCNAATFHPAMRHTAAARRDLGVPTAFNILGPLTNPARVTAHAVGCFDTRLAGLIAGVLAERGSTALVFRGDDGLDELTICDSSRVWLVRDGQVTETVLDPRELGIERVPIEALRGADPEYNAQVARRVLGGEHGPVRDAVVLNSAAALVALDLTDAPLAEQLAAAMKRTAAAVDSGAAIGLLDRWAAATDR, from the coding sequence ATGGTGAACGTGAAGCCTGTGAGTGGCGGTAACCACCCCACGCAGGTGAGCCGCACCTGGCCGGACGTCCTGACGGTGCTGCTCGGCGGCGGCGACCTCGGCCGGGCCGACACCGCCTGGGCGATGGACCGGATCATGAGCGGCGAGGCCAGCCCCGTCCAGGTGGCCGGCTTCATGGTGGCGCTGCGGGCCAAGGGCGAGACGGTCGACGAGATCTCCGGCCTGGTCGAGGCGATGTACGAGCACGCCAGGCCGCTGGTCATCCCCGGGCCCGCGGTGGACATCGTCGGCACCGGCGGCGACCGGGCGAAGACCGTCAACATCTCCACCATGTCGGCGATCGTCGCGGCGGCGGCCGGCGCCAAGGTGGTCAAGCACGGCAACCGGGCGTCCTCCTCGGCCAGCGGCTCCTCCGACGTGCTGGAGCGGCTCGGCGTGCGGCTGGACCTGACCCCGCGCCGGGTCGCCGAGGTGGCCGAGGAGATCGGCCTCACCTTCTGCAACGCCGCCACCTTCCACCCCGCGATGCGGCACACCGCCGCCGCCCGGCGCGACCTCGGGGTGCCGACCGCCTTCAACATCCTCGGCCCGCTCACCAACCCCGCCAGGGTGACGGCCCATGCGGTCGGCTGCTTCGACACCCGGCTGGCCGGCCTGATCGCCGGAGTGCTGGCCGAGCGCGGCTCCACCGCCCTGGTCTTCCGCGGCGACGACGGACTGGACGAGCTGACCATCTGCGACAGCTCCCGGGTCTGGCTGGTGCGCGACGGGCAGGTGACCGAGACCGTGCTCGACCCGCGCGAGCTCGGCATCGAGCGGGTGCCGATCGAGGCGCTGCGCGGCGCCGACCCCGAGTACAACGCCCAGGTGGCCCGCCGGGTGCTGGGCGGCGAGCACGGCCCGGTGCGCGATGCCGTGGTGCTCAACTCGGCGGCCGCGCTGGTCGCCCTGGACCTCACCGACGCGCCGCTGGCCGAGCAGCTGGCCGCCGCGATGAAGCGCACCGCCGCCGCCGTGGACTCCGGCGCGGCGATCGGGCTGCTGGACCGGTGGGCGGCGGCCACCGACCGCTGA
- a CDS encoding Lrp/AsnC family transcriptional regulator, with protein MITAIVLIKTSIDRTPEIAEAIAAIDGVSEVYSVTGGCDLVAMVRVRRHDDLADVIPGRLNKVPGVVSTETHIAFRTYSQHDLEAAFAIGLDS; from the coding sequence GTGATCACAGCCATTGTGCTCATCAAGACCAGCATCGACCGGACCCCCGAGATCGCCGAGGCCATCGCGGCGATCGACGGGGTGAGCGAGGTGTACTCGGTGACCGGCGGGTGCGACCTGGTGGCGATGGTCCGGGTGCGGCGGCACGACGACCTGGCCGATGTGATCCCGGGTCGGCTGAACAAGGTGCCGGGCGTGGTGAGCACCGAGACCCACATCGCCTTCCGCACCTACTCCCAGCACGACCTGGAGGCGGCGTTCGCCATCGGCCTGGACAGCTGA
- a CDS encoding rhomboid family intramembrane serine protease, whose amino-acid sequence MPPTRAQPVPLVCYVLIAVNCLVFLAGPSGVNPAYGTRPAARACAAQHYQQRWGAIPAELLTDRPLTPAQLTRLAPVLPGCPPQSTPGKLPAVSAVSALFVHGGWLHLLGNMLFLFVFGPAVEQRLGRSRFLLFYLAAGLLATYGYALTAHSGAQALRPLVGASGAIAGVLGGYLRLYPKARVTALVPVLFFLPLRFPAWLVLGLWFAVQWWSARRGEPGVAYLAHVIGFAGGFLALWALGRRARYPDPIPQPGATP is encoded by the coding sequence ATGCCCCCGACCCGAGCGCAGCCGGTGCCGCTGGTCTGCTACGTGCTGATCGCGGTGAACTGCCTGGTCTTCCTGGCCGGGCCGAGCGGGGTCAACCCGGCCTACGGCACCCGGCCCGCCGCCCGGGCCTGCGCGGCCCAGCACTACCAGCAGCGCTGGGGTGCCATCCCGGCGGAGCTGCTGACCGACCGTCCGCTGACGCCCGCCCAGCTGACCCGGCTGGCACCGGTGCTGCCGGGCTGCCCGCCGCAGTCCACCCCGGGCAAGCTGCCCGCGGTCTCCGCGGTCTCCGCGCTCTTCGTGCACGGCGGCTGGCTGCACCTGCTGGGCAACATGCTCTTCCTCTTCGTCTTCGGCCCGGCGGTGGAGCAGCGGCTCGGGCGGTCCAGGTTCCTCCTCTTCTACCTGGCTGCCGGACTGCTGGCGACCTACGGCTACGCGCTCACCGCGCACTCGGGGGCGCAGGCGCTGCGGCCGCTGGTCGGCGCCTCGGGGGCGATCGCCGGGGTGCTGGGCGGGTACCTGCGGCTCTATCCGAAGGCCCGGGTGACCGCGCTGGTGCCGGTGCTGTTCTTCCTGCCGCTGCGGTTTCCGGCCTGGCTGGTGCTGGGCCTCTGGTTCGCCGTGCAGTGGTGGTCGGCGCGCCGGGGCGAGCCCGGGGTCGCCTACCTGGCGCATGTGATCGGGTTCGCCGGCGGGTTCCTGGCCCTCTGGGCCCTGGGCCGCCGGGCCCGATACCCTGACCCCATCCCCCAACCAGGAGCCACGCCGTGA